In Deinococcus aestuarii, one genomic interval encodes:
- the rplR gene encoding 50S ribosomal protein L18, which translates to MANLTAERRRLRARRKVRVAAGERPRLSVFRSSKHIYAQIIDDQTGTTLAAASSSAVKTGTKTDTAAAVGRALAEAAAAKGVRQVVFDRGGYKYHGRVKALADAAREGGLDF; encoded by the coding sequence ATGGCGAACCTGACCGCAGAGCGCCGCAGACTGCGCGCCCGCCGCAAGGTGCGCGTGGCCGCCGGGGAGCGCCCCCGCCTGAGCGTGTTCCGTTCCAGCAAGCATATCTACGCCCAGATCATTGACGACCAGACCGGCACCACGCTGGCCGCCGCGAGCAGCAGCGCCGTCAAGACGGGCACCAAGACCGACACCGCCGCCGCCGTGGGCCGGGCGCTGGCCGAGGCCGCCGCCGCCAAGGGCGTGAGGCAGGTTGTCTTCGACCGTGGGGGGTACAAGTACCACGGACGTGTGAAGGCGCTCGCGGACGCGGCGCGGGAGGGTGGCCTTGACTTCTAA